CCTGCCGCCGGTCCACCGCGAAGTTGTGGGAACCCCCGAGGTAGTAGTCGTAAACGCGGGCAGTACTCGGTTTCGTGAGGTCGATGTCTCCGCACACCCAGGTAGGACGATCCACCGATGCCCCTCCCCGTTTTTGCCGCCGTGGCGAGGAGAGGACAGCCTGACCGTCACTTACCGGCATCGAAGCGATGCAAAAGGTGAGCGTGCGCTGTTGTCCGCCGAGCGGTCATCCGGACAATCTTCCGGTGGACAAATGGGTGATTCTCATCGCCGGATCGGTGATCTCCCTGGCGGCGGTCGCGCTGGTGCTGCTCGGGTGGCTGCGGCACCGGCAGGGGCTGCTGCTCACCGGAACGGTGTTCGCGGCTCTCGGGCTGTTGTGCCTGGTCGGAGGCTGGTTGCTGATCGCGGACCCGCGTGCGGGGATGACCGAGGCGATCAAGACAGGGGGCCTGGCCGGGGGTGCCGTTGTCGCGCTCTACGCGCTCTGGCTCAACGACCGCAAGCGCCGTGCGGAGGAGGACCGCAACGACCACGACCGGGAGCGGGTGTCGGACGAGCGCTTCGCCAGAGCGGTCGAGATGCTGGGCAACGAGGCCGACCAAGTGCGGGTCGGAGCCCTCCACGCGCTTGCGGGCCTGGCAAAAAGTCGGCCGGATTACACGCAAACCGTGCTCGACATCCTGTGCTCGTACCTCCGCCGCCCGTTCGAGCACGACGCCTTCGACGAACGCGGTGACGACCCGCATCGGTACACGCCCGAGGCACGGACCCCGGAGGCCGACCGTGAACGCCAGGTCCGGGAGACCGCCCAACGACTGATCTACGACCTCCTGCCGGGGCGGGGCACCGAAGGACCGACCTACGACCTGGACCTGACCGGTGCCCAGCTCGAATACCTGGAGCTGAGCAACCTGCGCGTCGGGAAGCTGGTCGCGCGCTACGCCACCTTCATGGGCATCACGAGGTGGCAGGGAGCCGAGTTCAGCGAGGAGGTCCTGCTGACGAACGCCACCTTCAAGGGCCGGGCGGACATGCACTACGTGAAGTTCCACAAGGGGCTGTCGCTGCTGGACGCCGCGTTCGAGCGGGAGCTCAGCATCCACCACTCACTGGTCGAGCAGTGGGCCGATCTGCGCTTCCAGCCTCCGCCTCAGCTCAAGCACGAGGGCCTCGGCTTCGGGGAGCTGGAGCGCGTGCAGCTGCCGGAGGGCTGGCAGATCAAGGACGGCAAGCTCGTCATCGCGTGACGCGCTCGGCCCGCTCCAGCGCAAGGTCCCAGGCCATGTCCGGCACCAGCTCGACGCCGCCGGCTCGCAGGGCCGCGATGTGCCCGTCCCACGCGGGGTGGCGCGTGTGGGCCTCGCTGACCTGCGGGAGCACCACGACCGGCGTGGGCGATCCGATCGCCTCGGAGACGGTGGTGAGCGCCTGGTTGTCGCCGAGCCCCAACGCCAGCTTGGCGATGCTGTTGGCGGAGGCGGGTGCCCAGAGGTAGCAGTCCACGACGGGGTGCGGGCGCGGTTCGGTCGGCAACCGCGACGCACCCCGCACGGGCAATCCCGTCAGCTCGCGCAGCGGTTCGACCTCCCCCGCCGCCTCGAACCAGGTGAAAGCGTTGGGGGTCAACGTGATCGCTACCGTCCACCCGCGCTCGACGGCTGGCTCGACCAGACGCCCGCGCACCTCCGGCACGCTGAACGTCGCACTGCACATCAACCCCAGAACCCTTGTCACACAACCATCTCCCATGAGGACGGGGCCGCCTCCGAACGCGGAGACGGCCCCGTCGACTGCTGCGTCGGACTAGTCGAACAGCGCGGGCAGGGTGCCTTCCCAGGCCGTCCGCAGTTCGTCGAGGCCGATGGTCGCCACGTCCTGGATGTCCAGGGCAGCGGCGTCCGGGTCGACCACGCCGATCTTCGTCCACGGCAGGCCGCGAACGGTGCACATGTCGGTGAACCGCAGTTCCTCGCTGCGCGGCACGGCCACGAGCACGCGGCCGGCCGACTCGGAGAACAGCATCACGAACGGGTCGGAGCCCTCCGGCAGGACGACGCGAGCGCCGGTCTCGCCGTGCAGGCACGACTCCACCAGCGCCTGCGCCAAGCCGCCCTCGGACAGGTCGTGCGCCGCGGAGAGCATGCCGTCGCGGGAGCCCGCCGCCAGGATCTCGCCGAGCAGCTTCTCCCTGGCCAGGTCCACCTCGGGCGGCTGACCGCCGAGGTGGCCGTGCACCACGTG
The window above is part of the Allokutzneria albata genome. Proteins encoded here:
- a CDS encoding flavoprotein, whose protein sequence is MTRVLGLMCSATFSVPEVRGRLVEPAVERGWTVAITLTPNAFTWFEAAGEVEPLRELTGLPVRGASRLPTEPRPHPVVDCYLWAPASANSIAKLALGLGDNQALTTVSEAIGSPTPVVVLPQVSEAHTRHPAWDGHIAALRAGGVELVPDMAWDLALERAERVTR